GCACATGGGCAACCCAGGTGAATCGTTCGCCGTCATCGGCAAGCGCTTGTGGCTGCCACGCGGGCGGGTTTTCTAAGACCTTGCCTAGCTCGGCGATGTCTTCGCTGGGGCGACGAGGATTGACGGGGATTACGGCGCAACCGGTTGCCCGTGACAGTGCTTCTGGATCAACGCTGACACCGTGCTTGGCAGCCACGTCTTGTTTAGTCAATGCGATTACCACTGGCGCAGATTGCTCTTGCAACTGTGCCACCATGAACAACCCACGTGCGATATTTGCAGCGTCCAAGACGACAACGATGAGGTCAGGCGCTTCCTGCGGATTACACTCCACCACCATGCGACGGGTGAACGCCTCGTCGGGGCTGACGGGATCTAGCGAGTACGCGCCGGGAAAGTCGATCACATCGTACTCTTCTCGCCCTGTGCGCCAGGCACCACGCGAAATCTCCACGGATGTGCCCGGCCAGTTGCCCATTTGTACTTTCGCGCCGGTGAGGGCGTTAAATAAAGTGGATTTTCCCGAGTTGGGCGCTCCAATTAAGGCGATGGTTGGGCTCCCCTCCTTCGCGCCACGCAGCGCGTTGGAGTGACAAGAGGCATCTTTCACTGCACCGCCACCAGCAATGCCTGGGAGGTCGCGCGATCCAGACAATACCGGGAGCGTCCACTAGTAATCACAACGCTACTTCCGCTTGAAAGCTGATCGACGGTGATTGTAGAGCCCTCGCGAAGCCCCAAATGAGCCAGTCTACGTGCGTACTTCGGGGCCACCTGCTTATCGACGACGCGCAGAATCGCAGTCTCGCCCGCTTTCAGTTGGGCCAGTCGTACCAAACCCATGGCTTGGTCAGGCTGTTCATTGCTCACCGATGCTTTCGCCATGGGAGTAGCCTTTCCATATCTCTGCGATAGGTAAAATTCCTATCTTGGTTAGGCTAACCTTACTCCTCGCAAATGTGCGGGCACAAGATCCTTTTCAAATTGGTCTGCAACAAGAGCATTCTCACAGGCCAGTGGTTCTCTTCTCCCCCTCCAAGCGGTAGAGTATCAACCCATGAGTAGTGATCTAAAGAGCATCGGTCTGATGTACGACAAATGGCAGGACGCAGTTGAAGCTGCAATTGCTACCAACCACCTCGCAGTTGTCGGAGAGGTCCGCGGCGGTCAGTTGATTCAGTTCAACGACGGCTCGGGTGCCCAAATCAACATCTTGGCCGTTGAACCGTTTGCGACCTACGCTGGATTCGACTCGACCACCCGCACCTACGCCCACGTCACCATGCTCAATGATGTCGTTGCCTACTGCGACATCATTGATCCGCATGGAAACGTCATCACCAGCGTTACGGTCAACCTCGCCCAGGGTCCGCTCATCGCCGACGAGCCAACTCAGCAGTGGCAAGAAATGGGAGTTACTGCCCTAGCAATCGATGTTCAGCGCTACGAATCGGTTGATGCATATCTCCAAGCCACCGGCGGTGTCTTGGGCATGATCTTGTCCGAAGGCGCTCAGGCGGTTTCTGCAGGCAGCGGTTCCATTGTTCCTGATGCCTCCGCTTCCTTCTCCGCTCGAGTCTTGGAGGCGGAATACCGAAACAACCAGCTCACCGGCCAGCGCTTCATCCACGTGAGTGTGGATGGCGCTTTCCCATTCGACGTGTGCCTGCCAGACGGCGATTTGCCTGAGCGCGACTCAGTCGTGGCTGGAACCGCACTACTTACCGGCGCGCTCATCGCTCCTGCAGGTTGCGGTGGCGGTGGCTGTGGCGGTTCGTGCGGCTGCGGAAGCTAGGTAGTTAAGTTGTCATGGCGCCGCGTAAGGATTTGACAAAGGTCATGGTGGTTACCCTCGTTATCGTCGTGGGTATTCTGCTTACCTCGCGCTTTGGGCTCCTCGGCCTCATCGCGTCCTTGCTCATCGCCACGATTACCTTTTTTCTCACCCTGCCCCAAGGTAACGATCCCGAAATCGCCAGCCTGCGCGCCTCGCTGACCATCGCGCGCGATGACGTTGCCGATATCATTCAGGCCTACGACACATTGCTGCTCGGGACAACAACTGAAGCCATCGCGGATCGTACATTGCATTTCCCGGCCCTGGCGGAACAATCATCAACAGTGCCGGCAATCGAGGAGTTTCAATTACGCGTCGCCGCTGCGCGCCGTTTTGTCTCTCGATTGGATTACCACATTGAAGATCCATCGCTTGATAGAGCTTCTCTGGAAAAGCTGATTGCGGTCACCGACGAGCGCGCAGCGGAGCTTTCACTCGCGTGGGCCGACGCACGTCGCGCTGCCAAACGGCTGGGCCCAGGCACCTAGCTCTGGACCAAATCGAGCGCCTCGCTCACCAGGTTGCCATCTGTGGCATCCAACCACTCAATGCGCTTATCTCGGTTGAACCAAGAGCGTTGACGACGAACATAACGCCGAGTCCCGATAACCGTCTTTTCTACGGCTTCCTCCTCGGTGAGCTTTCCTGCAAACACATCGAGGACCTGGGCGTATCCAATCGCCCGGCCCGCAGTCGAATCGGCGACGAGCCCGCAATCGTCGACAAGCGAGCGCACTTCACCAACAAGTCCATTTGAGAACATTTGTTGGGTGCGCAACTCGATGCGTGGGTTTAGCCAATCAGTGTGCGTACGTAGACCGACAAGAGTGGTGTTCCAGCGGGGCGGGGCGTCCTTAGGCGGTTGTGAAGCCTGGAACGGTTTCCCGGTAAGTTGGATGACTTCCAGTGCGCGAACTGTGCGGCGCGGATCTTTGTCCTCGATGATCGCGGCGGCTTCGGGATCGATTGCTGCGAGTTCGTCGTGAAGAAGGTCGATGCCGATTTCTTCAAGGCGGGCTTCGTAGGTAGCCCGGACTCGTGGATTGGTGGGCGGGAACTCCCATGCGTCGATCAGCGACTGCACATACAACATGGATCCGCCCACCATAATGGGGGTCTTTCCACGTGACTGGATCTGTTCAACGGTGCGCACTGCGAGAGATTGGTACTCGGCCACGCTAGCCGTTTTGGTGACATCCCAAATATCGAGCAAGTGGTGCGGGATACCTTCGCGCTCTTCCACCGGCAGCTTAGCCGTGCCGATATCCATGCCCTTATACAGCTGCATGGAATCGACGTTGACGATTTCGCCATCAAGCTCATGCGCTAACGCGATTCCTAGCGCCGATTTTCCTGAAGCAGTTGGACCAACAACTGCTATCGGTGTATTCACCTCAGACCTCCCAAGCCGCCACATAGCGACCGACTCCTAAACTTTCATCACTAGCAACAAGTTTTGCCTGCCTTGGGCTAAGACTGGCCAACTGCAGCCACAGAGTTGGCTCGATAACCCCGGCGTGGCGAAGCTCTTCCTCGTCAAGCTCCACTGCCCCACCCGATAACACGGCTTTCAGCTCTTCGTGACAGCTAGGGGCGTCATCGAGTAACGCAAGTGGCGCCCGGTCCGTCAGACCTGCAGGCCCATCCAACACCACCACTGTCAACGCGGCCGGGTTCAACGGAAGCAGCGTCGAGCGAAACGATGTGACATTTCCGACGACATAACGGGCCAGCAACTCGGCGAGGTCGTGGCCGTGGCCTACGCGGACGTCGGCGCCCCATGCGTGAAAGGATCCCGTCAGTGCCGTTCGCCACCGAATATCAGAGCTTCCGACTGCTTCAACGGCGCGCGTCGGATCCCATGCGTTGGCAATGGCACGCGCCGAGCTCAGCAGTCGCGCACCTGCGACATCGCCGGGCGAAAGCTCTCGCACCAAAGCGGGACTCCCCGGGATAACCAGCAGGTTAGGACTGAAAGAATCGATCACCTATCCAACCCTAGCGAAATGGGGGGATGGAACAACCTTTTCCC
The Corynebacterium breve genome window above contains:
- a CDS encoding FeoA family protein, coding for MAKASVSNEQPDQAMGLVRLAQLKAGETAILRVVDKQVAPKYARRLAHLGLREGSTITVDQLSSGSSVVITSGRSRYCLDRATSQALLVAVQ
- the miaA gene encoding tRNA (adenosine(37)-N6)-dimethylallyltransferase MiaA; amino-acid sequence: MNTPIAVVGPTASGKSALGIALAHELDGEIVNVDSMQLYKGMDIGTAKLPVEEREGIPHHLLDIWDVTKTASVAEYQSLAVRTVEQIQSRGKTPIMVGGSMLYVQSLIDAWEFPPTNPRVRATYEARLEEIGIDLLHDELAAIDPEAAAIIEDKDPRRTVRALEVIQLTGKPFQASQPPKDAPPRWNTTLVGLRTHTDWLNPRIELRTQQMFSNGLVGEVRSLVDDCGLVADSTAGRAIGYAQVLDVFAGKLTEEEAVEKTVIGTRRYVRRQRSWFNRDKRIEWLDATDGNLVSEALDLVQS